A portion of the Paenibacillus sp. PvR098 genome contains these proteins:
- a CDS encoding protein-glutamate O-methyltransferase CheR has product MEDKDFLLFIKKVKDYTSIDLAQYKEAQMKRRLTTLRMKKGYNTFAAFFDAMSKDKALFYEFLDRMTINVSEFWRNPNRWEVLEQRFLPEMLRKSKKLKCWSAACSTGEEPYTLAMILSELGALSDSLVLATDIDEGALDKAKKAVYSDRSVKDVPLKYLRKYYHQDQMTYHIDESLKKAIRFQKQNLLIDTFDTQFDLIVCRNVMIYFTEDAKHTLYQKFAHALKPGGILFVGSTEQIFSPGQYGLESADTFFYRKIVV; this is encoded by the coding sequence ATGGAAGATAAAGATTTCCTGCTATTTATTAAAAAGGTGAAGGATTACACATCCATAGATTTGGCGCAATACAAGGAAGCTCAGATGAAGCGTCGGCTCACTACTCTGCGGATGAAGAAAGGGTACAACACCTTTGCGGCTTTCTTTGATGCGATGAGCAAGGACAAGGCCTTATTTTATGAATTTTTGGATAGGATGACGATCAATGTGTCAGAGTTTTGGCGTAATCCAAACCGGTGGGAGGTACTGGAACAGCGCTTCCTGCCGGAGATGCTGCGTAAATCCAAAAAGCTAAAATGCTGGAGTGCCGCTTGTTCTACGGGAGAAGAGCCTTATACGCTGGCGATGATTCTATCGGAGCTTGGTGCGCTTTCGGACAGTCTCGTACTGGCTACGGACATCGATGAAGGTGCACTAGACAAAGCGAAAAAAGCGGTGTACTCCGACCGATCGGTGAAGGATGTGCCTCTTAAATATTTACGTAAATATTATCATCAGGATCAAATGACTTATCACATTGATGAATCGCTGAAGAAGGCAATCCGTTTTCAAAAGCAAAATCTGCTCATCGATACGTTCGATACACAGTTTGATTTGATCGTTTGCCGGAACGTGATGATCTATTTTACAGAAGATGCGAAGCACACGCTTTATCAGAAGTTTGCGCACGCTCTGAAGCCTGGGGGCATCCTGTTTGTAGGCAGCACGGAGCAAATTTTCAGCCCTGGTCAATATGGCCTAGAGTCTGCGGATACCTTTTTCTACCGGAAGATCGTTGTGTAA
- a CDS encoding polyprenyl synthetase family protein, giving the protein MRLLDIYAKFKKDISYIEKELERSIDVEHPLLRDASLHLLKAGGKRIRPVFVLLGAKFGTYDLERVKRVAVPLELIHMASLVHDDVIDDANTRRGQLTVRSKWDNRIAMYTGDYIFAKALSVVTQLPEPSIHQIMSKALVEMSIGEMEQIRLFFDTKQTVRDYLLRIKRKTALLLAISCQLGAIAALASEKTAKQLFDFGYYVGMAFQVRDDLLDICGTEKEIGKPPGSDIKQGNITIPVIFALQNQTLRPALLRELERIEACDGQTDITGFLDMIRRSDGIARAEAMASHYIDKAIRSLEGLPEIQAKKDLISISHFVGNRSY; this is encoded by the coding sequence ATGAGACTTTTGGATATCTATGCAAAATTTAAAAAAGATATCAGCTACATCGAGAAGGAGCTGGAACGAAGCATTGACGTGGAGCATCCGCTGCTTCGCGATGCCTCTTTGCATCTGCTTAAAGCAGGGGGAAAGCGGATCCGTCCGGTATTCGTCCTGCTGGGAGCCAAGTTCGGAACCTACGATCTTGAGCGGGTCAAGCGGGTGGCCGTGCCGTTGGAGCTGATTCATATGGCGTCGCTGGTTCATGATGATGTGATTGACGATGCTAACACGCGGCGGGGACAACTGACAGTACGCTCCAAATGGGATAACCGAATTGCGATGTATACGGGGGATTATATTTTCGCAAAGGCGCTGAGCGTTGTGACACAGCTTCCCGAGCCTTCCATTCATCAGATTATGTCCAAGGCGCTCGTGGAAATGAGCATTGGCGAAATGGAGCAAATCCGCTTGTTTTTTGATACGAAACAAACGGTAAGGGATTATTTGCTGCGAATCAAACGGAAAACCGCACTGCTATTGGCCATCAGCTGCCAATTGGGAGCTATCGCGGCGCTTGCTTCGGAGAAGACAGCTAAGCAGCTCTTCGACTTTGGATATTATGTAGGCATGGCGTTCCAGGTCCGCGACGATTTGCTCGATATTTGCGGTACCGAGAAAGAGATTGGCAAGCCGCCCGGCAGCGATATTAAGCAGGGGAACATTACGATTCCCGTGATCTTCGCTCTGCAAAATCAGACCCTTCGTCCTGCTTTGCTTCGGGAACTGGAGAGAATCGAAGCCTGTGACGGGCAAACCGATATCACCGGGTTTCTGGACATGATCCGACGCAGCGATGGCATTGCTCGAGCGGAGGCGATGGCATCTCATTACATAGACAAGGCTATCCGGTCCTTGGAAGGCTTACCAGAAATCCAGGCCAAAAAAGATTTGATCAGCATATCTCATTTTGTGGGGAATCGATCTTATTAG
- a CDS encoding menaquinone biosynthesis protein: MTKKHHAIRIGRIDFTNVWPLFYYFPFSSFGSELEVIQQVPSQLNRAMANGEIDIGPISSFAYGENFENYMLFPHMSVSAFSHVKSILLFHRKPLEELGKAKIALPTTSATSVHLLKIIMTKFYRLEPDYVYAAPDLEPMMKSADAALLIGDHAIRASWEDNGYLVTDLAEEWTRQTGQWMSFAVCAIRKQTVEQQPDQVQRIYEAFLESKRQSLADLTGLVVDAQALIGGTESYWQHYFSTLSYEFGPKQQAGLKLYYQYAAELGFLDREVALHIWKDNSVVRVTE; encoded by the coding sequence ATGACAAAGAAACATCATGCGATCCGCATCGGCCGCATTGATTTTACCAATGTATGGCCGCTCTTTTATTATTTTCCGTTCTCCTCCTTCGGAAGTGAGTTGGAAGTTATTCAACAGGTGCCTTCCCAGCTGAACCGTGCCATGGCAAATGGGGAGATCGACATTGGGCCTATATCTTCATTCGCCTATGGGGAAAACTTCGAAAATTATATGCTGTTTCCCCATATGTCCGTCAGTGCCTTTAGTCATGTGAAATCCATCCTTCTGTTTCACCGTAAGCCATTAGAAGAGTTGGGTAAGGCAAAAATCGCACTGCCGACAACATCGGCTACATCGGTACATTTGCTGAAAATCATCATGACGAAATTTTATCGGCTTGAACCGGATTACGTGTATGCGGCCCCGGATTTGGAGCCGATGATGAAATCAGCCGATGCAGCGCTGCTCATCGGAGATCATGCCATTCGCGCGAGTTGGGAAGATAACGGCTATCTCGTTACCGATCTGGCAGAGGAGTGGACAAGGCAGACAGGTCAATGGATGTCTTTTGCGGTATGTGCTATTCGGAAGCAAACGGTAGAACAGCAGCCCGATCAGGTGCAGCGCATCTATGAAGCATTTCTGGAAAGCAAGCGCCAATCATTGGCTGACCTGACAGGGCTTGTGGTGGATGCACAGGCATTGATCGGAGGAACGGAATCGTACTGGCAGCATTATTTTTCCACGCTTAGTTATGAATTCGGTCCTAAGCAGCAGGCTGGACTTAAATTGTATTATCAATATGCGGCAGAGCTCGGTTTTCTGGATCGTGAGGTGGCCCTGCACATTTGGAAAGATAATTCTGTAGTACGGGTGACGGAATGA
- a CDS encoding flavin prenyltransferase UbiX codes for MNKPWVIGITGASGAVYGVRLCRFLLSRGEQLHIVITDAGWRVLKEELGWDASRRQESLHQHLGGYEGSYEYVPNQDVGAKTASGSFLTQGMVVVPCSMGTLSGIANGASDNLLERTADVMLKEGRKLILVPRETPLHAIHLENMLKLSRLGVRMIPAMPAFYQGPQTVDDLIDFVVGKIVDNMEIEHQLYKRWGMQP; via the coding sequence ATGAACAAACCTTGGGTAATCGGCATCACGGGCGCAAGCGGTGCAGTATACGGCGTCCGGCTATGCCGGTTTCTTCTGTCACGAGGCGAACAACTGCATATCGTGATCACAGATGCGGGATGGCGGGTATTGAAAGAGGAATTAGGCTGGGACGCGAGTCGCAGGCAGGAGAGTTTACATCAGCATCTCGGGGGCTACGAAGGCTCGTACGAATATGTTCCGAATCAGGATGTTGGAGCAAAGACGGCCAGCGGTTCATTTCTTACTCAAGGGATGGTCGTTGTTCCTTGTTCCATGGGGACGCTCTCGGGGATTGCAAATGGCGCTTCGGACAACCTGCTTGAGCGAACGGCTGACGTTATGCTGAAGGAAGGCCGTAAGCTGATCCTGGTTCCCCGTGAGACGCCATTACATGCGATTCACTTGGAAAATATGCTGAAGCTATCCCGGCTTGGCGTGCGGATGATTCCGGCTATGCCGGCGTTCTATCAAGGTCCGCAAACGGTGGATGATTTAATTGATTTCGTTGTCGGCAAAATAGTGGACAATATGGAAATTGAACATCAATTGTATAAAAGATGGGGGATGCAGCCATGA
- a CDS encoding UbiA-like polyprenyltransferase, protein MLWRKTKIFMEMIKIEHTLFALPFAFMGALLGSVVMFDKLPTWGQIGWILLAMVGARSAAMGLNRVIDKVFDGKNPRTVMRAIPAGLISSKEAIIFIIISFLLLFWSASQLSPLAVKLLPIAVFFLVFYSYTKRFTWACHIILGMTVALAPLGGWVAVTGEITLTSLVFYVAIVFWLAGFDIIYACQDTEFDRKEGLHSIPSRFGIPKALKIARWFHIVTGAGFIGLFFLTELTWVYLLGVLISYGLLMYEHLIVNPKDMTRLNTAFFTMNSTLSIALFVFTLIDLVVHKG, encoded by the coding sequence ATGTTATGGAGAAAGACCAAAATATTTATGGAAATGATCAAGATCGAGCATACGTTATTCGCGCTTCCCTTTGCTTTTATGGGGGCGCTGCTCGGTTCGGTGGTCATGTTTGATAAGCTTCCTACATGGGGGCAAATCGGCTGGATTTTATTAGCGATGGTGGGAGCGAGGAGCGCTGCAATGGGGCTCAACCGAGTCATTGACAAGGTATTTGACGGCAAAAACCCGCGCACAGTGATGAGAGCTATTCCAGCCGGACTTATTTCATCGAAGGAAGCTATTATATTTATTATTATTTCATTTCTGTTGCTGTTTTGGTCGGCTTCGCAATTGAGCCCTCTGGCTGTGAAGCTGCTTCCGATCGCCGTCTTCTTTCTTGTGTTTTATTCGTACACCAAACGGTTTACGTGGGCATGCCACATCATATTGGGAATGACGGTCGCGCTTGCTCCTTTGGGAGGATGGGTGGCGGTAACCGGTGAAATTACGCTGACGTCTTTGGTGTTTTATGTGGCGATCGTATTTTGGCTGGCCGGTTTCGATATTATTTATGCTTGCCAGGATACCGAATTTGACCGCAAGGAAGGACTTCACTCCATACCGAGCCGATTCGGCATACCGAAAGCGCTGAAGATTGCTCGCTGGTTTCATATTGTCACTGGGGCAGGTTTCATCGGCCTGTTTTTTTTGACGGAATTAACTTGGGTTTATCTGCTCGGCGTGTTGATTTCCTATGGCCTGCTGATGTATGAGCATTTGATTGTTAATCCAAAGGATATGACAAGGCTGAATACAGCATTTTTTACGATGAACAGCACCTTGAGTATCGCTCTGTTTGTATTTACCTTGATCGATTTGGTGGTGCATAAGGGATGA
- a CDS encoding demethylmenaquinone methyltransferase: protein MQSKSKEQFVHSVFESIAPKYDLMNDILSFRRHKAWRNFTMKKMNVQPGSTAIDLCCGTCDWTISLAEASGTGAMVGLDFSQNMLDVGGDKIERLGLDKQIRLIRGNAMELPFEDNTFDYATIGFALRNVPDLVKVIEEMQRVVKPGGLVVSLELSKPTWQPFKSIYYFYFQKILPLLGKLIVKRYEQYKWLPESLVHFPDHKQLAEIFRKTGLANVEAYPLTGGIAALHIGKKPQAAIGTEGE from the coding sequence ATGCAAAGCAAATCCAAAGAACAATTCGTTCATTCCGTATTCGAGAGCATCGCACCGAAGTATGACTTGATGAACGACATATTGAGCTTCCGCCGGCATAAAGCATGGAGAAACTTCACGATGAAGAAGATGAATGTTCAGCCGGGCAGCACAGCAATAGACCTTTGCTGCGGCACTTGCGATTGGACAATCAGTTTGGCTGAAGCGAGCGGGACAGGGGCGATGGTCGGACTCGACTTCAGTCAAAATATGCTGGATGTGGGTGGGGACAAAATCGAGCGGCTAGGACTGGACAAGCAGATCCGCCTTATTCGCGGTAATGCGATGGAGCTGCCTTTTGAGGACAACACGTTCGATTATGCAACCATAGGCTTTGCGCTTCGGAATGTGCCGGATTTGGTCAAGGTGATTGAAGAAATGCAGAGGGTGGTCAAGCCTGGGGGCTTGGTCGTTTCACTGGAGCTTTCCAAACCGACTTGGCAGCCGTTCAAATCGATCTACTATTTTTATTTTCAGAAAATTTTGCCGCTGCTGGGCAAGCTGATTGTAAAGCGCTATGAACAGTATAAATGGCTGCCTGAGTCTTTGGTTCACTTCCCGGACCATAAGCAGCTCGCAGAAATTTTCCGAAAAACCGGGTTGGCGAACGTTGAGGCGTACCCTCTCACCGGGGGTATTGCGGCCCTTCATATCGGCAAGAAACCGCAAGCGGCAATCGGAACTGAGGGAGAATAA
- a CDS encoding heptaprenyl diphosphate synthase component 1: MNSYRIPEIAKIYLEHDMIQKHTDLPHFPEFRSRLLYAFLDKHSTLTKQSELYTLVTSLVQIGMDTHDMVSVNNDVKEQAEARSRQLKVLAGDYYSSRFYFLLSHAGHIDLVGKLSKGICEVNRLKMNLYIMKKQLKLTADEYIRQMVEVKTQLFLSFSSLLEERFNGIWPEVLRLFTRCEVLMQEIIRSETSQQYRESWGFWHVLQWGTKEEKKLLEHEEADQTKLRSIWLKYKVTSQLYQLLDACFKELQEKLQGIEPEKLSKELFSIGEPFRSYLTGPRATQEI, translated from the coding sequence ATGAACTCTTATCGAATTCCGGAGATCGCCAAGATATATTTGGAGCACGACATGATTCAAAAGCATACGGATTTGCCCCATTTTCCGGAGTTTCGAAGCCGGCTTCTGTATGCTTTTCTTGATAAACACAGTACGCTCACTAAACAAAGTGAGCTTTATACGCTTGTGACCTCACTCGTGCAGATCGGAATGGATACGCATGATATGGTCAGCGTCAATAACGATGTTAAGGAACAGGCGGAGGCCCGATCCAGACAGCTTAAAGTACTGGCTGGAGATTATTATAGCAGTCGGTTTTACTTCTTGCTGTCGCATGCCGGGCACATTGATCTGGTCGGTAAGCTTTCCAAAGGCATTTGTGAAGTAAACCGGCTGAAAATGAATTTGTATATCATGAAGAAGCAGCTGAAGCTGACGGCTGATGAATACATTCGCCAAATGGTAGAAGTAAAAACGCAATTATTCCTATCCTTCTCGTCTTTGCTTGAAGAGCGGTTCAATGGCATTTGGCCGGAGGTTCTAAGATTGTTTACCCGCTGTGAAGTGCTGATGCAGGAAATTATCCGCTCCGAAACGTCCCAGCAGTATCGGGAGAGCTGGGGCTTTTGGCATGTGCTGCAATGGGGTACGAAGGAAGAGAAGAAGCTCCTTGAGCACGAGGAAGCCGATCAAACGAAGCTGCGTTCGATTTGGCTGAAATACAAAGTGACCTCCCAACTATACCAATTACTTGATGCTTGCTTTAAGGAATTGCAAGAGAAGCTGCAGGGGATTGAGCCAGAGAAGCTTAGTAAAGAGCTGTTCTCAATCGGCGAACCGTTTCGCAGCTACTTGACGGGACCTCGGGCAACGCAGGAAATTTGA
- the mtrB gene encoding trp RNA-binding attenuation protein MtrB, giving the protein METKTNHNDYFIVKAKDNGVQVIGLTRGQDTRFHHTEKLDKGEVMIAQFTDHTSAVKIRGKAVIMTKYGVVDTEE; this is encoded by the coding sequence ATGGAAACGAAAACGAATCACAATGATTATTTTATCGTGAAAGCTAAGGATAACGGAGTGCAGGTCATCGGACTTACTAGAGGCCAGGATACCCGATTTCATCATACGGAGAAGCTGGATAAAGGCGAGGTCATGATCGCTCAATTCACAGACCATACCTCAGCGGTAAAAATCCGCGGCAAAGCTGTGATCATGACGAAATACGGTGTTGTTGATACGGAGGAATAA
- a CDS encoding HU family DNA-binding protein, with the protein MNKSDLINRVAETSELSKKDATKAVEAVFEAISEALQSGDKVQLVGFGNFEVRERSARKGRNPQTGEEIEIPSSKIPAFKPGKALKDGIQ; encoded by the coding sequence ATGAATAAATCCGATTTGATCAATAGGGTAGCTGAAACCAGCGAATTGTCCAAGAAAGATGCAACTAAAGCGGTAGAAGCTGTATTTGAAGCCATCTCCGAAGCGCTGCAAAGCGGTGATAAAGTGCAGTTGGTCGGATTCGGTAACTTCGAAGTTCGTGAGCGTTCCGCCCGTAAAGGACGCAACCCGCAAACTGGTGAAGAAATCGAAATCCCTTCCAGCAAAATCCCGGCTTTCAAACCAGGTAAAGCGTTGAAGGACGGCATTCAATAA
- the spoIVA gene encoding stage IV sporulation protein A, producing MEKVDIFKDIAERTGGDIYLGVVGAVRTGKSTFIKRFMESIVLPNIQNEADRARATDELPQSAAGRTIMTTEPKFVPNNAVQLHVAEGLNVNVRLVDCVGYVVEGAKGYEDENGPRMINTPWFDEAIPFQEAAEIGTRKVIQEHATLGVVITTDGSIAEIPRASYMDAEERIINELKEVGKPFIVIVNSTKPQSDSVLELRSELQAKHDVPVVAMSVANMNEDDMMSVLREVLYEFPVHEVNVNLPSWVMVLGENHWLRSSFESSVRETVQDIRRLRDVDHVVTGFEEYEFIEKAALAGMNMGQGVAEIDLYAPDELYDRILMEVVGVEIRGKDHLLQLMQEFTHAKREYDHFAEALEMVKTTGYGIAPPTLQEMALDEPELIRQGSRFGVRLKATAPSIHMIRVDVESEFSPIIGTEKQSEELVRYLMQDFEDNPLKIWESDIFGRSLHSIVREGIQGKLAMMPDNARYKLQETLGRIINEGSGGLIAIIL from the coding sequence TTGGAAAAAGTGGATATCTTTAAGGACATTGCAGAGCGTACTGGCGGGGATATTTACCTGGGGGTCGTTGGAGCGGTCCGTACGGGAAAATCAACGTTCATCAAGCGCTTTATGGAGTCGATCGTACTGCCTAACATTCAAAACGAAGCCGACCGTGCCAGGGCAACCGACGAACTGCCGCAAAGCGCAGCGGGTCGTACCATCATGACGACGGAGCCGAAATTCGTACCTAATAATGCCGTGCAGCTGCATGTTGCTGAAGGACTAAATGTCAATGTTCGTCTGGTTGATTGCGTAGGGTATGTAGTCGAGGGGGCCAAAGGATATGAGGATGAAAACGGTCCTCGCATGATTAACACACCTTGGTTCGATGAGGCGATTCCGTTCCAGGAAGCGGCCGAAATAGGGACGCGAAAGGTGATCCAAGAGCATGCTACACTCGGCGTCGTGATTACGACAGACGGCTCGATTGCGGAAATTCCGAGAGCCTCATATATGGATGCGGAAGAACGGATCATCAATGAATTGAAGGAAGTCGGCAAGCCATTCATTGTTATCGTCAACTCAACCAAGCCTCAAAGCGATTCGGTATTGGAGCTGCGCAGCGAGCTGCAGGCAAAGCATGATGTACCTGTTGTGGCCATGAGCGTGGCAAATATGAACGAAGACGACATGATGTCTGTACTCCGTGAAGTGCTGTATGAGTTCCCGGTACACGAAGTGAATGTCAATCTCCCAAGCTGGGTGATGGTGCTGGGAGAAAATCACTGGCTGCGTTCAAGCTTTGAGAGCTCTGTTCGCGAAACGGTGCAGGACATTCGCAGGCTGCGTGACGTGGACCACGTCGTAACAGGCTTCGAGGAATATGAATTTATAGAAAAAGCCGCCTTAGCCGGAATGAACATGGGGCAGGGCGTGGCGGAGATTGATTTGTACGCTCCGGATGAGCTGTACGACCGTATCCTAATGGAAGTGGTCGGTGTGGAAATTCGTGGTAAGGATCATCTACTGCAGCTGATGCAGGAGTTCACTCATGCCAAACGGGAGTATGATCATTTTGCCGAAGCGCTAGAAATGGTCAAGACAACCGGCTATGGTATCGCTCCGCCGACGCTTCAGGAGATGGCGCTTGACGAGCCGGAGTTGATCCGTCAAGGCTCCAGATTCGGCGTGAGGCTTAAGGCTACGGCCCCATCGATTCATATGATTCGGGTGGATGTGGAGTCGGAATTCTCGCCGATCATAGGAACGGAAAAGCAGAGCGAGGAGCTTGTCCGTTATTTGATGCAGGACTTCGAAGACAATCCGCTCAAAATTTGGGAGTCCGACATTTTTGGTCGCTCCTTGCATTCCATCGTACGGGAAGGCATCCAAGGCAAGCTTGCGATGATGCCGGATAATGCCCGTTACAAGCTTCAAGAAACACTTGGCCGCATCATCAACGAAGGCTCGGGCGGCTTGATTGCCATCATTTTGTAA
- a CDS encoding 2Fe-2S iron-sulfur cluster-binding protein — MTAEITFMPDDKSIQARPGTTVLDAARKARVHIRTRCSGKAACLMCKVRVTQGGDAGLTAMNVNERLKLGSLYDEGYRLACQAKLSGQGPVTVSVPEDPLKSAIRRQLEKQQEEEW; from the coding sequence ATGACGGCGGAAATTACTTTTATGCCTGATGACAAGTCGATTCAAGCTAGACCCGGCACCACGGTTCTCGATGCAGCACGGAAAGCTCGTGTTCACATTCGTACTCGCTGCAGCGGGAAAGCGGCATGCCTGATGTGTAAAGTACGGGTCACTCAAGGAGGCGATGCGGGATTAACGGCTATGAACGTTAATGAACGTCTCAAGTTAGGCTCCCTTTATGACGAAGGCTACCGGTTAGCCTGTCAGGCTAAATTAAGCGGTCAAGGTCCTGTAACCGTATCTGTACCTGAAGACCCGCTGAAGAGCGCCATACGCCGTCAACTTGAGAAACAGCAAGAGGAGGAATGGTGA
- a CDS encoding DUF2768 family protein, which yields MSPLDKMWASFVAIGLMVVASLLITYARNKTTGVLRFVLSFIAFLMFIPILLYMFVSIL from the coding sequence ATGTCGCCATTGGACAAGATGTGGGCATCTTTCGTCGCCATCGGATTGATGGTTGTCGCTTCATTGCTGATCACGTATGCAAGAAATAAAACAACTGGCGTGCTCAGATTTGTTTTATCTTTTATCGCATTCTTAATGTTCATCCCGATCCTGCTCTACATGTTTGTATCGATTTTGTAG
- a CDS encoding stage VI sporulation protein F — translation MAGKNTPKEVLNVVKKKTGKNVSEKDIYKLASGVKPSTMQSEAQLRQLIKQVSSLVNVPVSEQTMKELIQAIKSSKMDANNMEQLMKTIMKK, via the coding sequence TTGGCTGGTAAGAACACACCCAAAGAAGTGCTCAATGTCGTGAAGAAAAAGACCGGTAAAAACGTTTCGGAAAAGGACATATATAAGCTCGCTAGCGGTGTTAAACCGTCTACCATGCAAAGCGAAGCTCAACTGAGGCAGCTTATTAAACAGGTATCGAGTTTAGTGAACGTACCCGTATCGGAACAAACCATGAAGGAGCTTATTCAAGCGATCAAAAGCAGCAAAATGGATGCGAACAATATGGAACAGCTGATGAAAACGATCATGAAAAAATAA
- a CDS encoding NAD(P)H-dependent glycerol-3-phosphate dehydrogenase, giving the protein MPESGKAAVLVAGSWGTAIASVLAENGREVFLWSRNVKQVEEINTEHRNSRFLNDAVLSPLIRATTSMEEAVKGAEAVVIVAPSSAMREIASALKSYIHDHTLLIHATKGFESGSLKRMSEVLVDELTSYDPSRIVVLSGPSHAEEVIERCPTTVVVASHKKAAAEQAQDLLINSYFRVYTNPDVVGVEVGGALKNIIALGAGLSDGLGFGDNAKAALLTRGLAEMARLGTAMGGSPLTFAGLAGIGDLVVTSTSRHSRNWRAGSMLAQGLSLEEVLTKMGMVVEGVKTTQAAYRLARQYGITMPITNELHQVLFDGKDPKTAVEDLMGRGPTHEIEEVAKQSQSDWLH; this is encoded by the coding sequence ATGCCTGAATCGGGTAAAGCCGCGGTCTTGGTTGCAGGAAGCTGGGGTACCGCGATTGCCTCGGTACTTGCAGAGAACGGCCGGGAGGTCTTTCTTTGGTCCCGAAACGTGAAGCAGGTGGAGGAAATCAACACGGAACACCGCAACAGCCGGTTTCTAAATGATGCCGTGCTATCCCCGCTTATTCGTGCGACGACTTCTATGGAAGAAGCGGTGAAAGGCGCGGAAGCGGTGGTAATCGTTGCTCCATCGTCTGCGATGCGGGAGATAGCCTCTGCGTTGAAATCGTATATCCATGATCATACATTATTGATTCACGCGACCAAAGGCTTCGAGTCTGGAAGCTTGAAACGGATGAGTGAGGTACTCGTGGATGAGCTGACATCGTACGATCCCAGCCGAATCGTTGTTTTGTCCGGACCGAGCCACGCGGAAGAGGTCATAGAGCGATGTCCGACCACGGTCGTCGTTGCATCACACAAGAAGGCTGCAGCTGAACAGGCTCAGGACCTGCTTATTAATTCGTATTTTCGCGTCTATACCAACCCGGATGTCGTAGGAGTAGAAGTGGGCGGCGCGCTCAAAAATATTATTGCATTAGGTGCGGGTCTTTCGGATGGTCTTGGCTTCGGCGATAATGCAAAGGCAGCACTTCTTACCCGCGGCCTTGCGGAAATGGCAAGGCTCGGAACGGCTATGGGCGGAAGTCCACTGACATTCGCCGGTCTGGCGGGGATCGGAGATTTGGTCGTTACTAGTACGAGCCGACACAGCCGCAACTGGCGTGCAGGTTCGATGCTGGCTCAAGGGCTGTCCCTCGAGGAAGTGCTGACAAAAATGGGCATGGTGGTGGAAGGAGTAAAGACGACGCAAGCCGCATATCGATTGGCACGTCAATACGGTATTACCATGCCGATCACCAATGAGCTTCACCAGGTTCTTTTTGACGGGAAAGACCCAAAAACAGCAGTAGAGGATCTGATGGGCCGCGGACCTACCCATGAAATCGAAGAGGTGGCCAAGCAATCCCAATCGGATTGGCTGCACTAA
- the plsY gene encoding glycerol-3-phosphate 1-O-acyltransferase PlsY, translating to MSLLSLVIGYLLGSVSFSYLAGKLLKGIDIRQHGSGNAGATNTMRVLGKGPGIAVLLLDMIKGMAAVWIGSLLSGGDSLFEVLAGVSVIIGHNWPIFFGFRGGKGIATTVGVMATLAFLPTLYAGIIAVLTIVLTRYVSLGSLLFTALLPIFIWFMDLPNEFLVLSLLLFVFAWVKHRSNIVKLLNGKENKLGAKKQA from the coding sequence ATGAGCTTATTGTCACTTGTGATCGGGTACTTGCTCGGCTCGGTGAGCTTCAGTTATTTAGCTGGAAAGCTGTTGAAAGGTATCGATATCCGGCAGCACGGAAGCGGAAATGCTGGGGCTACCAATACGATGCGGGTGCTCGGCAAAGGTCCGGGAATAGCCGTGCTTTTACTGGATATGATTAAAGGGATGGCTGCCGTATGGATCGGCAGCCTTCTAAGCGGGGGAGATTCCTTATTCGAGGTGCTCGCAGGTGTAAGTGTCATCATAGGACATAACTGGCCGATCTTCTTCGGCTTCCGCGGTGGCAAAGGAATAGCGACAACCGTGGGCGTTATGGCGACGCTTGCTTTTCTTCCAACACTTTATGCAGGGATTATCGCTGTACTGACCATTGTTTTGACCCGATATGTTTCATTAGGATCACTTTTGTTTACCGCCCTCTTACCGATATTTATTTGGTTCATGGACTTGCCTAATGAATTTCTTGTGCTCAGCCTGCTTCTCTTTGTTTTCGCGTGGGTCAAACACCGAAGCAATATTGTGAAGCTGCTAAATGGGAAAGAAAACAAGCTGGGTGCCAAAAAACAAGCTTAA